In the genome of Micromonospora sp. Llam0, the window CCGGTACAGCGAACTAGTGGTGTTGACTTAAGCGAACTACTTCGCTTAGGTTCCTCGGTGCGAGGTTTCCTCCTTGGTCTCCAACCTCAGAGGACGCCACGCGGCCGGTCGGGGCGGTCAGCGGGTCACGCCGTTGGGCGTCCCGGCCCCGAAGGTTTGCCCTGGTCGCCGTACTGCCGAGGAGGGCTGCGGCGATCGGGGTGGGGGTGGCCCCGCCGGTTCGGCAAGCGGCAGGGCCACCCCCGTCCAGGCACACGGTCCACGACACAGCCAGACCCGAACACCCAGTAGTCAAGGAATTGGGGAGGAAGACGTGATGCGAGAGCTTTGGCGACGCTGGCGGCTGCGCCGGCAACGCCGCACCATGGCCGGCACGCCGCCGCGTGACTGGCCGAACGGCAGCGGTGTCTACCGCGTACCCGCCGATGGTCGTGGCCGCAACCAGCGGCCCGCCGCGTACCGGCCGATCCGGCCCTGGCAGATCCGCGCCCACCGCTTCCCGACCGTCACCCGCAAGGCGCACGGGCCCGGCCTGGACCCCGGCGAGGTCGCCGCCTTCCTCGAACGGGTCGCCCACGACCTCGGCGTCGTCTACGCCGAGCTTGACCGCACCTACGAGCAGAACGACCGGATCAAGGACGCGCTGCGACGGTGGCAGACCAGCCAGGCCCGCGCCGCGCAGGCCACCGTCAACCTGCCCGCCTGGACCGGCGCCGGCACCACCACCGCCAGGTACGCGGGGCAGCCGTGACCCACGACCCGACCCCGCACCACACTGTCACCGTCGTCACCTGCCCCCGGTGCGACGGCAGCCCCGCCGCGGCGTGCCCGCGCTGCGGCGGGGCCGGCAAACGCCGCGCCCAGTTCGTGCTCACCGTCGCCAACATCGACACCGCCGCCGTCGCGTCGGCGAACGTCGTACCCGGCGCGGTCACCCCGACCCGCACCGACGACGGCCGCTTCTGGTGCCTCGACCTGGCGCCCGTCGTCGACGACCTCGCCGCCCGGGTCGGCGCCGCCCACGTCTACGACCCCGAACTACCCGGCGAACCGATCTTCGCCCCGTGGGCGGAACTGCCCGCCGGCTGGCAACCCGACCTGCCCGACCACCAACGGCACGCCCTCGAAGCCGCACCGATCGCCGCCGAAAGCTACGAACCATGGCGGATCTGGTACGGCCGCACCGCCGCCCCACCACCGCCCGACCCGGCCCGCCGCCTCGGCGCACTCTGCGAAACCGCCGAACTGCTCTGCCTCGACCTGGTCATCGAAGCCCGCCGCGACCCACTCGCGCCCGACAGCGACCGCTTCCGCTGGGACGTCCGTTTCGAACTGCCCGGCAGCCCGGTCCCCACCGGCGTCGGCCGCTACGGCAGCTTCGCCGAGGCCGCCACCCGGGTCAGTGTCGCCCGCGCCTGCTACGAGCTGGTCGACCGCAGCCAGCACGCCCCCGCCCACCACGTCACCCCACGCCCGGCCAACGGCATCAGCCTCGGCCCGCCACCGGTCGACGTCGACCAGCTCGAACGCCGCATCGTCGCCGACTGCACCGCCCTGCTCACCGGCGAACCGACCCCCGGCGCGCACGCCATCTGGCGCGACGGCCGCTGGTGGCACACCACCCTGCGCGCCGACGCCGACACCGACACCGACGGGCGGCTGGCCCGCTCCTGGCAGCCACCGCCACCATCGTGGCAAGGACCACCCATCCCGCACCGGCGCTGCCCCGACTGCACCCACCTGCCGCACTGGGAAGACTGCGACTGCGACCGGATCGGCGGCTGCCGCACCTGCGGCGGCACCCACCGCATCTATCAAGGTGCGACCGTCACCATCGCCGCCGGTCGCCGCCGGGTCCGCCACCTCAACTGGCCACCCCTCGGCGGTACGCCGCCAGCCGCGCCGCCCTGGCTCGGCTACCACCCCAACGGCAAGGCAATCCACCAACTCCCGCCGGAGTACCAGCTCACCCACCACCTCACCGAGCTCGGCCTCGACCCGACCGAGTTGGCCACCCTCGACGGGCTGACCATGTTCCTGCGCGACCACGAGCTGCTGCACGGCTACGCCACCGTCCACCGCCCCGGCGGCGACCCGCTCACCGCGTACCTGGAGAACGTCACCAACGGGCACCCCGGCGGCCGGATCCTGCTGCACGCCACCCCACCGAAGGTGCCGCCCCTGGCCACAGTGGTCACACTTGCGTACGCCCTCGGCCTGGCCCTGGTCGTCAGCGTCGCCGACCACCGCCGCAACGACGGCATCCCCTACCAGGTCCAGGGCCTCCGCTGGGGAGTCCGCTTCGCCCCACCCGACACCACCCGCCACCTCGACCGCTGGAATCCCGGAGCACACCAGCCCAGCCTGCCGAAAGCGATCACGCAAGCCCTGGAGTACCTCCCCAACGCCACCGACCACACCGTGCCCACCGACCCGACCACCCCGATCCTCGTACCGACCAACCTCGACAACAACCCAGGCGAGCCCGACAGCCGCCTACCCGACCCGGTGCCCGCGCTCACCGCACTCGCCACCTACCACCCCGGCACCGTCGTCACCGCCGTGCTCACCCCACAACGATGCGAAGTCCACCTACCCGACGGCCCACACCACACCAAGCTGATCGCCACCGCCGCCACCCTCGACGGAGCGGTCACCGCGGTGACGGCCGACATCTGATCCCACCCGGTAGGCGTCTTGTCCCCCGCGCGAGCTACCCGCAATTGTCCACCGCGCGGTGACGATTGTGGCGGCGAAAATTCATAGGTTCTTCGTGTCCGCGGCGCTCCAGTCGCGGACTGCGAAGGAGTCATCATGCGATTCGTCAAACAGCTTTTCGCCGTCGCCGCCGTCGCCCTCGTCGGCGGGCAGAGCATGGCCGCCGTCGAGGGCAATTTCTTCCTCACCCTGGTGATCGGCGCCGTGACCGCCGTGCTGGGCGTGGTCGTCTACCGGTGGGTCGTGCGGCGAACCGAGCGCCGCGAGCCGACCGAGCTCGGCCGGGACGGCTGGGGCGGGAAGCTTGGCCGCGGGACACTCATCGGCTTCGCCATGTTCGCGGCCGTCGTCGCCAATATCGCGTTCCTCGGCGGTTACCACGTCGATGGCTGGGGCTCGCCGACGGGAGCGCTGGGTCTGCTCGGGTTCATGGCAGCAGTCGCCGTCGCCGAGGAGTTGCTGTTCCGGGGGGTACTGTTCCGGATCATCGAGGAGCGTACCGGCACCTGGATCGCCCTTGCCCTGACCGGCGTGGTGTTCGGCGCGATACACCTGGTGAACCCGGACGCCACCCTGTGGGGGGCGACCGCCATCGCGATCGAGGCCGGGTTCATGCTGGCCGCCTGCTACGCCGCCACCCGGAACCTGTGGATCCCGATCGGCCTGCACTTCGGCTGGAACTTCGCCGCCGGTGGGATCTTCAGCGTCGTGGTCTCGGGTAACGGCGAGTCGAAGGGGCTGCTCGAGGCATCGACGTCGGGCCCGGTCGCGCTGAGCGGGGGCGACTTCGGGCCGGAGAGCAGCCTGTACGCGGTGCTGGCCGGTGCGGTGCTGACCGTGGTGTTCCTGTGGCTGGCCAAGCGCCGCGGGCACATCGTCCCGCGCCGCCGCCGCACGGTGGCGGCCCCGGCCTCCGCTACAGTCACCCGGTGACCAGGATCCGGAGGCTCCCGGATCTGTGGCGGCGGTGGCCCGTCACGGTCCGGGACCTCCCGTTGGCGCTCGCCCTCGCCCTCGCGGCGGTGATCCCGGCGTTGGAACGCCAGGGTACGCAGCTCGGCGACCTCCCGGACCGCCCGTACGACGCGCTGACCGTCGGTGTCGTCGCCCTGGAGTGCCTGCCGCTGGCCGTACGCCGTCGGTGGCCGGCCGTCTGCCTGGCGCTGGTGTCACTCGGCTTCGCGATCGACCAGATCCGCGGATACCACACCATCGCGGGTACGGCACTGGCCATCGCGCTCATCAGCGCCGGCGCCCACCTGGAAAGGCGCCGCTGGGTCGTCGCGGGTCTCGCCTCGGCGGCGTACGTACCCCTGGCGATCTGCCTCGACCGGCTCGGCTCGGGTGAGGGCGTCGCCGGGTTCACCACCTTCTACCTGCTGCTGACGCTCGCGTGGGGCGTCGGGGCGTGGCTGCGCCAGAACCGGGCCGCCGAGGCGGAACGCCGCCGCCATGCCGAGGAGGCCGCCCGTACGGGGGAGCGCACGCGCATCGCCCGGGAGCTGCACGACGTCGTCACCCACCACGTGACGGCGATGGTCGTGCAGGCCGAGGCGGCGCGCTACCTGACGGGCAACCCGGACAAGCTGGAGCAGACCTTGACCGCGATCACCGGCACCGGCCGCCGGG includes:
- a CDS encoding DivIVA domain-containing protein → MRELWRRWRLRRQRRTMAGTPPRDWPNGSGVYRVPADGRGRNQRPAAYRPIRPWQIRAHRFPTVTRKAHGPGLDPGEVAAFLERVAHDLGVVYAELDRTYEQNDRIKDALRRWQTSQARAAQATVNLPAWTGAGTTTARYAGQP
- a CDS encoding CPBP family intramembrane glutamic endopeptidase yields the protein MRFVKQLFAVAAVALVGGQSMAAVEGNFFLTLVIGAVTAVLGVVVYRWVVRRTERREPTELGRDGWGGKLGRGTLIGFAMFAAVVANIAFLGGYHVDGWGSPTGALGLLGFMAAVAVAEELLFRGVLFRIIEERTGTWIALALTGVVFGAIHLVNPDATLWGATAIAIEAGFMLAACYAATRNLWIPIGLHFGWNFAAGGIFSVVVSGNGESKGLLEASTSGPVALSGGDFGPESSLYAVLAGAVLTVVFLWLAKRRGHIVPRRRRTVAAPASATVTR
- a CDS encoding sensor histidine kinase → MTRIRRLPDLWRRWPVTVRDLPLALALALAAVIPALERQGTQLGDLPDRPYDALTVGVVALECLPLAVRRRWPAVCLALVSLGFAIDQIRGYHTIAGTALAIALISAGAHLERRRWVVAGLASAAYVPLAICLDRLGSGEGVAGFTTFYLLLTLAWGVGAWLRQNRAAEAERRRHAEEAARTGERTRIARELHDVVTHHVTAMVVQAEAARYLTGNPDKLEQTLTAITGTGRRAVGDLRQLLDLLNPDHSTGDPRTPSVGDLNAIVDQTRQAGQPVEFIREGTPAGVTGSAEVAAYRVVQEALTNALKYAHGSRTRVHVHHGKGETTVEISTYGSGSGTASPGGSGRGLAGLRERVTVLGGDFSAGAQADGGFLVRARIPAGNRS